In Bryobacteraceae bacterium, the following proteins share a genomic window:
- a CDS encoding glucose-6-phosphate dehydrogenase assembly protein OpcA translates to MAAASISPSRILRELDQLWVDLGSGQDADRPSAVLRACAMTLVVATEGGGDEGDELGETLAQLVRAHPSRLIVLRLSEGQAELDARVIAQCWMPFGRRQQICCERIEITGAESALRGIPPVLQGLTVPDLPVVLWCRSRAMCSIEGFESVLVQADKLIVDSTGTTSPGEQARWIASLRTPERTVADLAWTRLTRWRESVAQVFDEPESIARLSRITGARLTFEGPCAPMASVYLAAWLEDALNRRLAVQTERAGPAPRPGVRGIELFGDSTCCSVKIGADRNVEVRGAHREARALFPRLGDEELLREELAVMGRDEVYESALARAPEVAERMGLQ, encoded by the coding sequence ATGGCTGCCGCGTCGATCTCACCGTCTCGCATCCTACGTGAGCTCGACCAACTTTGGGTGGATCTTGGCAGCGGCCAGGATGCCGATCGACCTTCGGCTGTGCTGCGGGCCTGCGCCATGACGCTCGTGGTGGCCACAGAGGGCGGCGGCGATGAAGGCGACGAGCTCGGCGAGACGCTTGCACAACTGGTCCGTGCGCATCCCAGCCGCCTGATCGTGCTGCGGTTGTCGGAAGGACAAGCCGAGCTTGACGCGCGTGTGATCGCCCAATGCTGGATGCCCTTCGGGCGGCGGCAGCAGATCTGCTGCGAGCGGATCGAGATCACGGGCGCGGAGAGCGCTCTTCGCGGCATTCCGCCCGTGTTACAGGGCCTCACCGTGCCGGATCTGCCCGTCGTCCTGTGGTGCCGGAGCCGTGCGATGTGTTCGATCGAAGGATTCGAAAGCGTACTCGTGCAGGCCGACAAGCTCATCGTCGATTCCACGGGGACCACCAGCCCGGGCGAGCAGGCGCGCTGGATTGCATCGCTGCGCACACCGGAACGCACCGTTGCCGACCTCGCCTGGACTCGTCTCACCCGATGGCGCGAGTCCGTGGCGCAAGTGTTCGACGAACCGGAAAGCATCGCGCGACTGAGCCGCATCACCGGCGCGCGGCTCACCTTCGAAGGCCCGTGCGCTCCGATGGCGAGCGTTTACCTGGCGGCCTGGCTTGAAGACGCTCTGAATCGCCGGCTTGCGGTGCAGACTGAACGCGCCGGCCCGGCGCCACGGCCTGGCGTCCGGGGCATTGAGCTGTTCGGCGATTCAACCTGCTGTTCGGTCAAAATCGGCGCGGACCGAAACGTCGAAGTCCGCGGAGCGCACCGCGAGGCCCGGGCGTTGTTCCCGCGACTCGGAGACGAAGAGCTGCTCCGAGAGGAATTAGCGGTGATGGGCCGGGATGAAGTCTACGAATCGGCACTCGCCCGGGCGCCAGAGGTGGCGGAACGGATGGGTTTGCAATGA
- the zwf gene encoding glucose-6-phosphate dehydrogenase — translation MATATANPFQDSIRFERRVKPCALVIFGASGDLTKRKLIPALYRLAYDRRLPAGFAIVGNSRTPISDEDFRGKMRAAVEQYSEETPFEQAVWDDFAAGLYYEAGDLNDPACYERLSTRLAAVERDHHTGGNVVFYLSTQPDHYPVVIGHLGESGLAHAEHAWRRIVVEKPFGTDLDSARDLEVEIHKVFDEEHVYRIDHYLGKETVQNILAFRFGNGIFEPMWNRQHIDFVQITAAESIGVENRGDFYQKTGALRDMIQNHLLQVMATVAMEPPAAFEATAVRDERAKLLRSIRAWRPEEVGVNTARGQYGPGRVGADDLKGFRDEPGVHADARIDTYAAITFLVDNWRWAGVPFYVRTGKRLAKRVTDIAIQFHSAPHSVFTLDNQDGARWAGPNLLILRIQPEEGISLRFLSKLPGAGMKLRPVTMDFKYGSSFGVRSPAAYETLLLDALTGDATLYTRQDMVEASWRAVQPILDVWTDTKPDFPNYAAGTWGPAESDEMLARQGHVWRIP, via the coding sequence ATGGCAACAGCCACGGCGAACCCCTTCCAAGACTCCATCCGGTTCGAACGGCGCGTGAAGCCTTGCGCACTGGTGATCTTCGGCGCCAGCGGCGATCTCACCAAACGGAAGCTCATTCCCGCGCTCTACCGCTTGGCTTATGACCGCCGGCTTCCGGCCGGTTTCGCGATCGTCGGCAACTCACGCACGCCGATCTCCGACGAGGATTTCCGCGGGAAGATGCGCGCGGCGGTGGAGCAGTATAGCGAAGAGACGCCGTTTGAACAGGCAGTTTGGGACGACTTCGCGGCCGGGCTTTACTATGAAGCCGGCGACCTCAACGACCCTGCCTGCTACGAACGGCTTTCCACGCGCCTCGCCGCGGTCGAGCGGGACCACCACACCGGAGGCAATGTCGTCTTCTACCTCTCCACGCAGCCGGATCACTATCCGGTTGTAATTGGCCACCTCGGTGAAAGCGGCCTCGCGCACGCCGAACACGCGTGGCGCCGCATCGTGGTGGAGAAACCTTTCGGCACCGATCTCGATTCCGCGCGCGATCTCGAAGTAGAGATTCACAAAGTCTTCGACGAGGAACACGTCTACCGGATCGACCATTACCTCGGCAAGGAGACTGTCCAGAACATCCTCGCCTTCCGCTTCGGCAACGGCATCTTCGAGCCGATGTGGAACCGCCAGCACATCGACTTCGTGCAGATCACGGCGGCCGAATCGATCGGGGTGGAAAACCGCGGCGACTTCTATCAGAAGACCGGCGCCTTGCGCGACATGATTCAGAATCACCTGCTGCAGGTGATGGCGACGGTCGCGATGGAGCCGCCGGCCGCGTTCGAGGCAACGGCCGTGCGGGACGAGCGCGCCAAGCTGCTTCGGTCCATCCGGGCGTGGAGGCCGGAGGAAGTGGGCGTCAACACAGCCCGTGGGCAGTACGGCCCGGGCCGGGTCGGCGCGGATGATTTGAAGGGCTTTCGGGACGAGCCCGGCGTGCATGCCGATGCCCGTATCGATACCTACGCCGCGATCACGTTTCTGGTGGACAACTGGCGCTGGGCGGGTGTGCCCTTCTATGTGCGCACGGGAAAGCGCCTGGCCAAACGGGTGACCGATATCGCGATTCAGTTCCATTCGGCGCCGCACTCGGTGTTCACGCTCGACAACCAGGACGGCGCGCGCTGGGCCGGGCCGAACCTGCTGATTCTGCGCATCCAGCCGGAGGAAGGCATTTCGCTCCGGTTTCTGTCGAAACTGCCCGGCGCGGGAATGAAGCTGCGTCCGGTGACGATGGACTTCAAGTACGGCTCGAGCTTCGGTGTGCGCTCGCCGGCGGCTTATGAGACGCTGCTGCTCGACGCGCTTACCGGCGACGCCACCCTCTACACGCGCCAGGACATGGTGGAAGCGAGCTGGCGGGCGGTGCAGCCGATTCTCGACGTCTGGACAGACACCAAACCCGATTTTCCGAACTATGCGGCGGGCACGTGGGGTCCGGCCGAATCCGACGAGATGCTGGCTCGTCAGGGCCATGTCTGGAGGATCCCCTAA
- a CDS encoding sodium:solute symporter family protein, with product MTLTAIDWIVVAAYFALNLAIGLYYRSRAGASLEDYFLSGRNIPWWLAGTSMVATTFAADTPLAVTGLVARGGIAGNWLWWNFLAGGLLTVFFYARLWRRSGVMTDIEFSEIRYHGRPAAFLRGFRAIYLSIPIGCIVLGWVNLAMTKILMLTLGVDKTTALAIVMGLIAFTALVSALAGLWGVLVTDTLQFAIKLGMVIVLAFASVEAVGGIGAMKTKLDSMGRLAALDFAPDFDSALTPFLTFCVYIGMLWWSTWYPGSEPGGGGFVAQRMLCAKDERHSMLATFWFNLAHFAIRPWPWILTALAVLILYPDLEDPESGYVRIMVDHLPPYFRGLMFAGFLAAFMSTNSTQLNWGAAYLVNDFYKRFARPDGAERHYVTASRIATVFLTLISAVITLYIDSVSGAWKLLMATGAGTGGVLLARWYWWRVNAWSEVTAMVVSFVVSLALQTIGGLNSDDSHQFAWLMILTTAASTVCWVAVTLLTPPEPDAVLDSFYRQTRPGFGWGPVAARNPGVQADRGNAANFVNWIAGCVFIYGMLFGTGKLIFGEVAMGIAFTALALAAAALLYRNLSRQGWGSVF from the coding sequence TTGACCCTCACCGCCATCGATTGGATCGTCGTCGCCGCCTACTTCGCCCTCAACCTCGCCATCGGACTCTACTACCGCTCCCGCGCCGGAGCCTCACTCGAAGACTACTTCCTCTCCGGCCGCAACATCCCCTGGTGGCTCGCCGGCACCTCCATGGTCGCCACCACCTTCGCCGCCGACACCCCCCTCGCCGTCACCGGACTCGTGGCCCGCGGCGGCATCGCCGGCAACTGGCTCTGGTGGAACTTCCTCGCCGGCGGTCTCCTTACCGTCTTCTTCTACGCCCGTCTCTGGCGCCGCTCCGGCGTCATGACCGATATCGAATTCTCCGAAATCCGCTATCACGGCCGCCCCGCCGCCTTCCTCCGCGGCTTCCGCGCCATTTATCTTTCCATCCCCATCGGCTGCATCGTGCTCGGCTGGGTGAATCTCGCCATGACCAAGATCCTCATGCTCACCCTCGGCGTCGACAAGACTACCGCCCTCGCCATCGTCATGGGCCTCATCGCCTTCACCGCCCTCGTCTCCGCCCTCGCCGGACTCTGGGGCGTCCTCGTCACCGATACGCTCCAGTTCGCCATCAAGCTCGGCATGGTCATCGTCCTCGCCTTCGCCAGCGTCGAAGCCGTCGGTGGCATCGGCGCCATGAAGACCAAACTCGACTCCATGGGCCGCCTCGCGGCCCTCGATTTCGCCCCCGATTTCGACTCCGCCCTCACGCCCTTCCTCACCTTCTGCGTCTACATCGGCATGCTCTGGTGGTCCACCTGGTACCCCGGCTCCGAACCCGGCGGCGGCGGCTTCGTCGCCCAGCGCATGCTCTGCGCCAAGGACGAACGTCACTCCATGCTCGCCACGTTCTGGTTCAACCTCGCCCACTTCGCCATCCGCCCCTGGCCGTGGATCCTCACCGCGCTCGCCGTCCTCATCCTCTACCCGGACCTCGAAGATCCCGAGTCCGGCTACGTCCGCATCATGGTCGACCACCTCCCGCCCTATTTCCGCGGACTCATGTTCGCCGGCTTCCTCGCCGCGTTCATGTCAACCAACTCGACGCAACTCAACTGGGGCGCGGCCTACCTCGTCAACGACTTCTACAAGCGATTCGCCAGACCCGACGGCGCCGAGCGCCACTACGTCACAGCCTCCCGGATCGCCACCGTGTTCCTAACTCTCATCTCGGCCGTCATTACCCTCTACATCGACAGCGTCAGCGGAGCCTGGAAGTTACTCATGGCCACCGGAGCAGGCACCGGCGGAGTCCTCCTCGCCCGCTGGTACTGGTGGCGCGTCAACGCCTGGAGCGAAGTCACCGCGATGGTTGTATCGTTCGTCGTCTCGCTCGCCCTGCAAACCATCGGCGGCTTGAATAGCGACGACTCCCACCAGTTCGCCTGGCTCATGATCCTCACCACCGCCGCCAGCACCGTCTGCTGGGTCGCCGTCACGCTCCTCACGCCCCCCGAACCAGACGCCGTCCTCGACAGTTTCTACCGCCAGACCCGCCCCGGCTTCGGCTGGGGACCCGTCGCCGCCCGCAACCCCGGCGTCCAAGCCGACCGCGGCAACGCCGCCAACTTCGTCAACTGGATCGCCGGCTGCGTCTTCATCTACGGAATGTTGTTCGGAACCGGCAAGCTGATCTTCGGCGAAGTCGCCATGGGTATCGCATTCACCGCCCTCGCCCTCGCCGCCGCCGCGCTCCTCTACCGCAACCTCTCTCGCCAGGGATGGGGTAGCGTTTTTTGA
- a CDS encoding GAF domain-containing protein gives MNYWLKRGVISYAPKGSAGRQQFDAPTLRKIFRLLEEFALQRSSEATRTQAPDAHADLSADAPSELMNRFVETLSDCLYSDPGESRDRFSSPLRKVAIETKRIVAAQHCSIFLLKRGTSHEIRLIADSHEDPAHSRVGLTISFGKASSGLSSSVMATRRPLNLFGPELAAHPTFSGSKPVHLPNERYSFLGVPILDSRKRAVGVVKVDNKLPPAKDLRVAPFNDADEERLALISAFLSIAIEASSLLETLYTLDEMLAESPSYEEFAGRVLESALHLTSSDRGEVWHVDRSSPKKGLLSAATIRGDNSIKHGDFIDFPSITYTALKSGEAQLVKDVEAECRPDYRQLNVSTSSEIACPVFVHDMPIGVINIEADDRESEGGLGGDDLRLASRLSARISVAAQLMALRAAVVSYFSQRDEKSSDEQLDRFNAFLTEIAQRTRFRRGIAYAADFSAGVLATAGFQGLPRSLRTQRRLHLDQHYLATEVFRTQRTIFSSHPEVDGTVSAEGLRIYEIRGSLLGVPVVFEAELMPIVVGVLALWTEDGEYFSEGDVADDIRFATAAAKFRWQ, from the coding sequence TTGAACTACTGGCTGAAGCGCGGAGTAATATCCTACGCCCCTAAGGGCTCGGCCGGTCGACAACAATTCGATGCTCCAACTTTGCGAAAAATCTTTCGACTACTTGAGGAATTTGCCCTTCAGCGTTCCTCGGAAGCCACTCGAACTCAGGCGCCGGACGCACATGCCGATTTGAGCGCTGATGCCCCTTCTGAGCTTATGAATCGATTCGTGGAGACCCTCTCCGATTGCCTCTACAGCGATCCTGGCGAATCGCGCGACCGATTTTCATCTCCATTGAGGAAGGTCGCAATAGAGACGAAGCGCATAGTGGCTGCCCAACATTGCTCCATATTCTTGCTGAAGCGAGGCACATCACACGAGATAAGGCTGATCGCTGATTCTCACGAAGATCCAGCCCACAGCAGAGTCGGTCTAACGATTTCGTTCGGCAAGGCGAGTTCTGGCCTAAGCTCATCTGTTATGGCGACCCGGCGACCACTGAACCTTTTTGGGCCAGAACTGGCGGCGCACCCCACTTTCAGTGGCAGTAAACCGGTCCATTTGCCAAACGAACGCTACTCGTTCCTGGGAGTTCCGATACTTGATTCCAGAAAGCGCGCCGTGGGAGTCGTCAAGGTCGACAACAAGCTGCCACCGGCGAAAGATCTGCGCGTAGCACCGTTCAACGACGCAGATGAAGAGCGTCTGGCGTTGATATCGGCCTTTCTCTCAATTGCAATTGAAGCAAGTTCGTTGCTAGAGACGCTGTACACGCTCGACGAGATGTTGGCCGAGTCCCCCAGCTACGAGGAGTTCGCGGGCCGCGTACTCGAGAGCGCGCTGCACCTGACGTCATCTGATCGCGGCGAAGTGTGGCACGTTGACCGCAGTTCCCCCAAGAAAGGCCTTCTTTCGGCGGCCACGATACGCGGTGATAATTCCATCAAGCATGGAGACTTCATCGACTTTCCGAGCATCACCTACACAGCCCTAAAGAGCGGAGAGGCGCAATTGGTCAAGGATGTGGAAGCCGAGTGCCGGCCCGACTATCGCCAGTTGAATGTGTCGACGAGTTCCGAGATTGCCTGTCCTGTTTTTGTTCATGACATGCCGATAGGCGTTATAAATATTGAGGCGGATGATCGCGAGAGTGAAGGAGGACTGGGGGGCGACGACCTGCGGCTGGCATCGAGGCTATCAGCACGGATCTCAGTCGCCGCACAGTTGATGGCCCTTCGGGCGGCAGTTGTCAGTTATTTTAGCCAAAGAGATGAGAAATCCAGCGACGAGCAACTTGATCGTTTCAATGCGTTCCTAACTGAAATTGCGCAGAGAACGCGCTTCCGCAGGGGCATTGCCTATGCGGCCGATTTCAGCGCCGGCGTATTAGCGACAGCCGGATTCCAGGGGTTGCCCCGTTCACTAAGGACTCAGCGGAGGTTGCATCTGGATCAGCACTATCTTGCCACCGAGGTGTTTCGGACCCAGCGGACGATCTTCAGTTCGCATCCAGAGGTGGATGGCACAGTTTCAGCGGAAGGTCTCAGAATCTACGAAATACGGGGCTCACTACTCGGCGTGCCTGTCGTTTTCGAAGCGGAGCTGATGCCAATTGTTGTCGGCGTCCTGGCGTTGTGGACCGAGGACGGTGAGTATTTCTCCGAAGGAGATGTTGCTGACGACATTCGATTCGCTACCGCAGCGGCGAAATTCAGATGGCAATAG
- a CDS encoding Gfo/Idh/MocA family oxidoreductase, with protein sequence MTRRDAAKVAGAAAIAVAAAPRIQTVKAANEQVQYAVIGTGGRGSYHIQHFNGLDGGKCLAVCDIDDTALAKAKQLSKDKPQGYKDYREVLARQDIEAVLIATPLYMHFPITKDALLAGKHVFCEKSLVFTPAEVHELRALANSRPKQILQTGLQRRCSEFYQTAKQMVDKGMLGKVTHVYAQWHRASLGKTWQPPSWRVFKKYSGGLTAELASHQIDVADWMIGSHPEFVTGVGGIDTYKDGRDVYDNIQLIFAYPGGQKLVYSSISTNQHLPLFYSERTQFGEMIMGTEGTIHITVGTDNEPATALWFYEPQAKPAAGAKGKEKAAVANASLLATGKGGRGLPVLVDREQVQSSDSFLEKELKFAKMWLYKKGVMVPEEAKNPVDVQLEEWFASIRSGKRPRADLEVGLEDSTNVMLANLAMDEGRRVYMSEIDKMGKGPAEAKKG encoded by the coding sequence ATGACCCGCCGTGACGCGGCCAAAGTGGCGGGGGCAGCCGCAATCGCAGTGGCCGCCGCTCCGCGCATCCAAACCGTCAAGGCGGCCAACGAACAGGTGCAGTACGCCGTGATTGGCACAGGGGGGCGCGGGAGCTACCATATCCAGCATTTCAACGGGCTGGATGGCGGGAAGTGCCTGGCGGTTTGCGATATCGACGATACGGCGCTGGCGAAGGCGAAGCAGCTTTCCAAAGACAAGCCGCAAGGGTACAAAGATTACCGCGAGGTGCTGGCGCGGCAGGACATTGAGGCAGTGCTGATCGCGACGCCGCTGTACATGCATTTCCCGATCACGAAAGACGCGCTGCTGGCGGGCAAGCACGTCTTCTGCGAGAAGAGCCTGGTGTTCACGCCGGCCGAGGTGCACGAACTGCGGGCGCTGGCGAATTCGCGGCCGAAGCAGATTCTGCAGACGGGATTGCAACGGCGATGCTCGGAGTTCTACCAGACGGCGAAGCAGATGGTGGACAAGGGCATGCTGGGCAAGGTGACGCATGTGTACGCGCAGTGGCATCGCGCGTCGCTGGGCAAGACGTGGCAGCCGCCTTCATGGCGCGTCTTCAAGAAATACTCGGGCGGGCTGACGGCGGAGTTGGCGTCGCACCAGATCGACGTGGCGGACTGGATGATCGGATCTCACCCGGAATTTGTGACGGGCGTGGGCGGGATCGATACATACAAAGACGGCCGGGATGTTTACGACAACATCCAGTTGATCTTCGCGTACCCGGGCGGGCAGAAGCTGGTGTACAGCTCGATTTCGACGAACCAGCACTTGCCGCTGTTCTACTCCGAACGGACGCAGTTCGGCGAGATGATCATGGGGACCGAGGGCACGATCCACATTACGGTGGGGACGGACAACGAGCCGGCGACGGCGCTCTGGTTCTATGAGCCGCAGGCGAAACCGGCGGCGGGAGCGAAGGGCAAGGAGAAAGCGGCGGTGGCGAACGCGTCGCTGCTGGCGACGGGCAAGGGCGGCCGCGGGCTGCCGGTGCTGGTGGACCGCGAGCAGGTGCAATCGAGCGATTCGTTCCTCGAGAAGGAGCTTAAGTTCGCCAAGATGTGGCTCTACAAGAAGGGCGTGATGGTGCCGGAGGAAGCGAAGAATCCAGTGGACGTGCAGCTCGAGGAGTGGTTCGCGAGCATCCGTTCCGGCAAGCGCCCGCGGGCGGACCTGGAAGTGGGGTTGGAGGATTCGACCAACGTGATGCTGGCGAATCTGGCGATGGACGAGGGGCGGCGGGTTTATATGAGTGAGATCGATAAGATGGGCAAGGGTCCGGCGGAGGCGAAGAAGGGGTAG
- a CDS encoding DUF1553 domain-containing protein: MRFAASLVLAPALLAQNAVSLRLLPEKAVLSGKGAAQQYLVMARDSAGRERDVTAQATISAAAPGVVSIGQNALATAAADGQTAITASLDGKRASASIRVEHAADSRPFSFARDMSEILTRRGCNSRGCHGGVKGQGGFKLSGDGIHPHDDYRWIVEGGRFQVLSAEAAGEKKSRIAKADPEKSLLLQKAVMSVPHGGGRRFTKDSADYAAILAWIRDGAPYGEEAAANSPKLASLDVAPGDVVLSPNEKQRIIVTARYSDGRTEDFTHKVLYVTNDKEIAKVSAAGEIETLRPGETAILIKAAGRSARIGVGVIAAPVANYPTVARNNFVDEEIFAKLRRFNIVPSGLSADGEFLRRVSLDIAGRLPPPERVREFVASKDPAKRAKVIDALLDSPEYVDYWTFRLADLFRVSIFPVGINPKWTQDYYEWIRDAVEKDRGFDEIARERIAAQGYSPASRHYLPYLVIPPPENMMGEEVRVFMGRRLDCAQCHDHPYESWTQDQFWGMTAFFGPMFKLGGNPSSVVFDFPEGKEVAADVPGPTELRVVHPRTKKPVEPAFLDGAVYPFEKTEFPRRELARRVTEHPYFAEAAANRIWSHFFGRGLVNPVDDFRSTNPPTHPQLLAKLAEEFRHGGHRFKPLIRAIANSRAYQLSNQTNDTNAADKINYSHALPRALDAEILLDAIADTTGVRERFQVGMNRGEWRGGKTPAGARAVELKEGDIYATPFFDAYGRPNRFSVPERDTTPKLAQALHMLAGTTYNERLWGKGSRVFDLFQGGATDAQIIDTMFLTAFARRPSAGESAELAKLIAASPSREQGLQDFVWALISSREFAENH; encoded by the coding sequence ATGAGATTCGCCGCCTCGCTCGTACTCGCTCCCGCGCTGTTGGCGCAAAACGCCGTATCGCTCCGCCTGCTGCCCGAAAAGGCGGTGCTCTCGGGCAAAGGCGCGGCTCAACAATACCTCGTCATGGCCCGGGATTCCGCCGGCCGCGAACGCGACGTCACCGCCCAGGCCACGATATCGGCCGCCGCGCCCGGAGTTGTCTCCATCGGCCAAAACGCGCTCGCCACCGCCGCGGCCGACGGCCAGACGGCAATCACCGCCTCGCTCGACGGCAAGCGCGCCTCCGCTTCCATCCGCGTCGAGCACGCTGCCGACAGCCGTCCCTTCAGCTTCGCACGCGACATGAGCGAAATCCTCACCCGCCGCGGTTGCAACAGCCGCGGCTGCCACGGCGGCGTCAAAGGCCAGGGCGGCTTCAAGCTCTCGGGCGACGGCATCCATCCCCACGACGACTATCGCTGGATCGTCGAAGGCGGCCGATTCCAGGTGCTCTCCGCGGAGGCCGCCGGCGAAAAGAAATCGCGCATCGCCAAAGCCGATCCCGAAAAGAGCCTGCTGCTTCAGAAGGCCGTGATGTCGGTCCCGCATGGCGGAGGACGCCGCTTTACCAAGGACTCCGCCGACTACGCCGCCATTCTCGCCTGGATCCGCGACGGCGCCCCCTACGGCGAGGAAGCCGCCGCCAACTCGCCCAAGCTCGCCTCGCTCGATGTCGCTCCCGGCGACGTCGTCCTCTCGCCGAACGAGAAGCAGCGCATCATCGTCACCGCCCGCTACTCCGACGGCCGCACCGAAGACTTCACCCACAAGGTGCTCTACGTCACCAACGACAAAGAGATCGCCAAGGTCTCCGCCGCCGGCGAAATCGAAACCCTTCGCCCCGGTGAAACCGCCATCCTCATCAAAGCCGCCGGACGCAGCGCCCGCATCGGCGTCGGCGTCATCGCCGCGCCCGTCGCCAACTATCCCACTGTCGCGCGGAACAACTTCGTCGACGAAGAGATTTTCGCTAAGCTCCGGCGCTTCAACATCGTCCCCTCCGGCCTCTCCGCCGACGGCGAGTTCCTCCGCCGCGTGAGCCTCGATATCGCCGGCCGCCTCCCACCGCCGGAGCGCGTCCGCGAATTCGTCGCGAGCAAGGACCCCGCCAAGCGCGCCAAGGTCATCGACGCTCTCCTCGATTCCCCCGAGTACGTCGACTACTGGACCTTCCGCCTCGCCGATCTCTTCCGCGTCTCCATCTTCCCCGTCGGCATCAATCCCAAGTGGACGCAGGATTACTACGAGTGGATCCGCGACGCTGTAGAAAAGGATCGAGGCTTCGACGAAATCGCCCGCGAGCGCATCGCCGCCCAGGGCTACTCGCCCGCGTCCCGCCACTATCTCCCCTATCTCGTCATCCCGCCGCCGGAAAACATGATGGGCGAAGAGGTCCGCGTGTTCATGGGCCGCCGCCTCGATTGCGCCCAGTGCCACGACCACCCCTACGAATCCTGGACCCAGGATCAGTTCTGGGGCATGACGGCTTTCTTCGGTCCGATGTTCAAGCTCGGCGGCAATCCGAGCTCCGTCGTCTTCGATTTCCCCGAAGGCAAGGAAGTCGCCGCCGACGTGCCCGGCCCCACCGAGCTTCGGGTCGTCCATCCGCGCACAAAGAAGCCCGTCGAGCCCGCGTTCCTCGATGGCGCCGTCTATCCGTTCGAGAAGACCGAGTTCCCCCGCCGCGAACTCGCCCGCCGCGTGACCGAACATCCCTACTTCGCCGAAGCCGCCGCCAATCGCATCTGGAGCCACTTCTTTGGACGCGGCCTCGTCAACCCCGTCGACGACTTCCGATCCACGAATCCTCCCACCCATCCCCAACTCCTCGCCAAACTCGCTGAAGAGTTCCGGCACGGCGGGCATCGGTTCAAACCGCTCATTCGCGCCATCGCCAACTCGCGCGCTTACCAGCTCTCGAACCAAACCAACGACACCAACGCCGCCGACAAGATCAACTACTCCCACGCCCTTCCCCGCGCCCTCGACGCCGAGATCCTGCTCGACGCCATCGCCGACACTACCGGCGTCCGCGAACGGTTCCAGGTCGGCATGAATCGCGGCGAATGGCGCGGCGGCAAGACTCCCGCCGGCGCCCGCGCCGTCGAACTCAAGGAAGGCGACATCTACGCGACGCCGTTCTTCGACGCCTACGGCCGTCCCAATCGCTTCTCCGTCCCCGAGCGCGACACCACGCCGAAGCTCGCCCAGGCGCTCCACATGCTCGCCGGGACGACGTACAACGAGCGGCTTTGGGGCAAGGGCTCCCGCGTCTTCGATCTGTTCCAGGGCGGAGCCACCGACGCCCAAATTATCGATACGATGTTTCTGACCGCGTTCGCCAGGCGCCCGTCCGCCGGCGAATCGGCCGAATTGGCCAAGTTGATCGCAGCCTCGCCAAGCCGCGAACAGGGCCTCCAGGATTTCGTCTGGGCCCTGATCAGTTCGCGCGAGTTTGCCGAGAATCACTAG